Proteins from a genomic interval of Coccinella septempunctata chromosome 2, icCocSept1.1, whole genome shotgun sequence:
- the LOC123306702 gene encoding uncharacterized protein LOC123306702, whose translation MSLQIELRDEEQQKTYRICVSDEEYNEIIGKGNIALATRLLIMQKEKEETMHIYNNTNVFMSQTPDLFETPHVSSEELPIECPSPARVPIPEPTSIQENTKLWSHEATLMLIQLCGKYEKEFQNSVKKYVWQKIAKELSQCFNQKFEIQQCDTKFKGLKHTYKTIKKHNEESGNNRKEWKYFDQMNELLFSRPEINSPATCSSRVGLHVLGERTNILGERTTGGSNVEIVTTNSEIVTTPSTSYQSSFIRKRKLAENANERRHKEKMARQDRYLDLLERLTKAVEGSCSASHSYAE comes from the exons ATGTCGCTTCAAATTGAACTGCGGGATGAAGAACAACAGAAAACGTACAGAATCTGCGTAAGTGATGAGGAATATAATGAGATAATCGGAAAAGGAA aTATAGCACTCGCCACACGATTACTCATAATGCAAAAGGAGAAAGAGGAGACGATGCATATATACAATAATACGAATGTATTTATGTCCCAAACTCCAG ATTTGTTCGAAACACCACACGTTAGCAGTGAAGAGCTGCCAATAGAATGCCCAAGCCCTGCCAGAGTGCCAATACCTGAGCCTACCTCAATTCAAg AGAACACCAAGCTTTGGAGTCATGAGGCTACCCTTATGTTGATTCAACTTTGTGGCAAATACGAGAAAGAGTTCCAAAATAGTGTGAAGAAATATGTGTGGCAGAAGATTGCTAAGGAACTGTCACAATGTTTCaatcaaaaatttgaaattcaacagtgTGATACTAAATTTAAGGGCCTAAAACATACTTACAAGACCATAAAAAAGCACAATGAAGAATCTGGTAACAACAGAAAGGAGTGGAAGTATTTTGATCAAATGAAtgaacttttattttcaagACCCGAAATTAATTCGCCAGCAACATGTTCCAGTAGAGTGGGACTGCATGTACTTGGTGAAAGGACAAATATTCTAGGAGAAAGAACAACTGGAG gaaGTAATGTTGAAATAGTAACCACAAATAGTGAGATAGTCACCACTCCAAGCACAAGCTATCAGTCCTCATTCATACGAAAAAGAAAATTAGCAGAAAATGCTAATGAAAGAAGACATAAAGAAAAAATGGCTAGGCAAGATCGCTATCTTGATCTTTTAGAGAGATTGACAAAAGCAGTAGAGGGATCTTGTTCAGCAAGTCACTCTTATGCGgaatga
- the LOC123306692 gene encoding protein ANTAGONIST OF LIKE HETEROCHROMATIN PROTEIN 1-like, whose protein sequence is MAEGGIRNDVKVAILTVAHGNFLFDEDEDEVDVNVNEKVENFAELIVPQYSDKQFQQHFRMKPSTFEDFLQKLSHVSHKSVGPGPSEIKIEKQAMITLWCLANMESFRSVGDRFGVTKSTCWEVLYRTCHRILATNEIFKIICWPTGERALSIMQSFQALSGLNGVLGCIDGSHIKILPPKNYPNSYCNRKNFHSILLQGVCDNRKLFTHVYAGEPGSIHDNRLFEKSDLFTGIESRELVFPHDSHMLGDLAYKLRSYLMVGFKNNGNLTNRQKNFNFKLSKARVAIENAFALLKGRFRRLKYMETVRLDLIALLTVVACILHNICILQGENPLDIINLEEELEEERRSSNIAMYDLPENNQPAVAKRLSIMNALELDQQFV, encoded by the exons ATGGCTGAAGGTGGAATTAGAAATGATGTAAAGGTTGCCATCCTAACAGTGGCACACGGCAATTTTTTGTTTGATGAGGATGAGGATGAAGTAGATGTAAATGTTAATGAGAAGGTCGAGAATTTTGCTGAACTGATTGTGCCTCAGTACTCTGACAAACAGTTTCAGCAACACTTCAGAATGAAACCGAGTACATTTGAAGATTTTCTGCAGAAATTAAGCCATGTGTCTCATAAGTCTGTTGGTCCAGGGCCTTCAGAAATTAAGATTGAAAAGCAGGCAATGATCACTCTTTGGTGTTTGGCCAACATGGAAAGTTTTcg CTCTGTAGGAGATAGATTTGGGGTGACCAAATCCACCTGCTGGGAGGTGTTATATCGGACATGCCACAGAATACTGGCaacgaatgaaattttcaaaataatctgCTGGCCAACAGGGGAGAGAGCATTATCAATAATGCAGTCTTTTCAAGCACTCAGTGGATTAAATG ggGTGTTAGGTTGCATTGATGGCAGCCATATAAAGATCTTGCCACCGAAGAATTACCCAAACTCCTATTGCAATAGGAagaattttcattcaattttgctACAAGGGGTTTGTGATAATAGGAAACTGTTCACCCATGTTTATGCTGGAGAGCCGGGGTCAATCCATGATAACAGACTTTTTGAAAAGTCGGACTTATTCACTGGCATTGAAAGTAGAGAGCTGGTTTTTCCGCACGATAGCCACATGCTAGGTGACTTAGCATACAAACTGAGAAGCTACCTAATGGTTGGTTtcaaaaataatggaaatttGACGAACCGgcagaaaaatttcaatttcaaactaTCAAAGGCAAGAGTAGCAATAGAAAACGCATTTGCTCTTTTGAAGGGACGGTTTCGCCGTTTGAAATACATGGAGACTGTGAGATTAGATTTAATAGCATTATTAACTGTAGTGGCATGCATACTACACAATATTTGCATACTTCAAGGAGAAAATCCATTGGATATTATAAATCTTGAAGAGGAACTTGAAGAAGAAAGAAGATCGAGTAATATTGCCATGTATGACCTTCCTGAAAATAACCAGCCAGCTGTAGCTAAGAGACTATCAATTATGAATGCATTAGAGCTAGATCAACAATTTGtgtaa
- the LOC123306707 gene encoding uncharacterized protein LOC123306707 yields the protein MEEADQSSADSDYRLQEIGMPQPENLTRLWPQTSSNFYSPPRMTGTVAIEHNEILQHPSGPKQTGVNQHEPLSTENRYTIPDSPLSIINQEVQTRVENNGNLERKIDRLTELVGRILLEIEELKLQRGKNEVLNHTDLRDEFPFTSLEKLKEFEARLEDEEEKKKVTQYFKSIGGLTSKDFHSRVMARVFTNSLAMQCSWKGFKNNYKVESMLLLQCLYCYDTVSHNKHGIASEPEIQDSWKTTQGVTTDCDSFRFS from the exons ATGGAGGAAGCTGATCAATCATCAGCAGATTCAG attatagACTACAGGAGATCGGGATGCCACAACCAG AGAACTTAACTCGGTTATGGCCTCAAACTTCTTCCAATTTCTACAGTCCTCCCCGCATGACAGGAACAGTTGCTATCGAACACAATG AGATCTTACAACACCCGTCAGGGCCAAAACAAACAGGTGTCAACCAACATGAGCCACTTTCCACTG AAAATCGATACACAATACCTGATTCACCCTTGTCCATAATCAATCAAGAGGTTCAGACTAGAGTTGAAAACAATg GGAACCTAGAAAGAAAGATTGATAGATTGACTGAACTTGTTGGGAGGATTCTCCTAGAAATTGAGGAGCTAAAGTTACAGCGAGGAAAGAATGAAGTGCTGAATCACACTGATTTGAGGGATGAATTTCCGTTTACgtctttggaaaaattgaaggaatttgAGGCAAGATTAGAAGATGAggaggagaaaaaaaaagtg aCCCAATACTTCAAATCGATAGGAGGCTTGACTTCCAAGGACTTCCATTCGAGGGTGATGGCAAGGGTCTTCACAAATTCCCTTGCCATGCAGTGTTCTTGGAAAGGATTCAAGAACAATTACAAGGTCGAGAGTATGTTACTCCTACAATGTTTATATTGTTACGATACCGTTTCCCACAATAAGcacggaatcgcatcggaacccgaaatacaggattcctggaagacgacacaaggcgtgaccaccgattgtgactctttccgtttttcataa